One window from the genome of Thermus sediminis encodes:
- the soxC gene encoding sulfite dehydrogenase, with protein MDRRKFFRLLGVGGLLSLMKAKAQGSPWTEKTFETLTPLGTPLSEYGGRSPFEEGVVRYISPNLRTRHSGASFAPIGDLEGVITPNGLFFERHHAGVPQVDPEAYRLVIHGMVERPLIFTLEDLKRFPSVTRTYFIECAGNGQNGYRNPPDPSLTATRSRGLASNASWTGVPLALLLKEAGVKPGAKWLVPEGMDAAMYTRSIPLEKAMEDVLVAYAQNGEALRPEQGYPVRLVVPGWEGSIQVKWLRRILVTDLPAMAKDETSEYTDVMADGRVLAFTWIMEPQSIITSPSGLQQIKPGFHEIRGLAWSGYGRVTRVEISFDQGRTWRRATLEPPVERYAFVRFKMPWYWDGKEVVLWSRAWDEAGNTQPTREEFFRRWGRNNRYHYNAIQAWRIQGDGQVVNGDQPLGGQAFGPAGGCGGEVLDV; from the coding sequence ATGGACCGAAGGAAGTTCTTCCGGCTACTTGGCGTAGGGGGGCTTCTCTCCCTCATGAAGGCCAAAGCCCAGGGGTCCCCATGGACGGAAAAGACCTTTGAGACCCTTACCCCCTTGGGCACCCCCCTCTCCGAGTACGGAGGGCGGAGCCCCTTTGAAGAGGGCGTGGTGCGCTACATCTCCCCCAACCTGCGCACCCGCCACTCGGGGGCGAGCTTTGCCCCCATCGGGGATCTGGAGGGGGTCATCACCCCCAACGGCCTCTTTTTTGAGCGCCACCACGCCGGCGTGCCCCAGGTGGACCCCGAGGCCTACCGCCTGGTCATCCACGGGATGGTGGAGCGCCCCCTGATCTTCACCCTGGAGGACCTCAAGCGCTTCCCCTCGGTGACCCGCACCTACTTCATCGAGTGTGCCGGCAACGGGCAGAACGGCTACCGCAACCCTCCGGACCCAAGCCTCACCGCCACCCGCAGCCGCGGCCTGGCCTCCAACGCCAGCTGGACCGGGGTGCCCCTTGCCCTCCTCCTCAAGGAGGCGGGGGTGAAGCCCGGGGCCAAATGGCTCGTCCCCGAGGGGATGGATGCGGCCATGTACACCCGTTCCATCCCCCTGGAGAAGGCCATGGAGGATGTCCTGGTGGCCTACGCCCAGAACGGGGAGGCCCTCCGCCCGGAGCAGGGCTACCCCGTGCGCCTGGTGGTCCCGGGCTGGGAGGGGAGCATCCAGGTGAAGTGGCTCAGGCGCATCCTGGTCACGGACCTACCCGCCATGGCCAAGGATGAGACCAGCGAGTACACGGATGTGATGGCGGATGGTCGGGTCCTGGCCTTTACCTGGATCATGGAGCCCCAGTCCATCATCACCTCCCCCTCAGGGCTCCAGCAGATCAAGCCCGGCTTCCACGAGATAAGGGGCCTGGCCTGGAGTGGGTACGGCCGCGTCACCCGTGTGGAGATCTCCTTTGACCAGGGGAGGACCTGGAGGCGGGCTACCTTGGAGCCTCCGGTGGAGCGCTACGCCTTTGTGCGTTTCAAGATGCCCTGGTACTGGGACGGCAAGGAGGTGGTCCTTTGGAGCCGGGCCTGGGACGAGGCGGGGAATACCCAGCCCACCCGGGAGGAGTTCTTCAGGAGATGGGGGAGGAACAACCGCTACCACTACAACGCCATACAGGCTTGGCGCATCCAGGGGGATGGACAGGTGGTGAACGGGGATCAGCCCTTGGGTGGCCAGGCCTTTGGCCCCGCGGGGGGTTGCGGTGGGGAGGTGTTGGATGTTTAA
- a CDS encoding FCSD flavin-binding domain-containing protein, translating into MKVNRRQVLKTGATLAAAGALGSGGFAREFYARPPTLLPRTRAPRVVVVGGGWGGTAAARKLKQAVPEAEVVLLEQRGYFMSCPISNLFLAGLQPLEFLVFDYSEVIRDGVVFVQERVLEINRDRRLIRTTGGYLAYDLLVLAPGITYMYEAIPGYPEAKDFLPVGFRPFEHVALRRQIDRFEEEGGEFVIYIPNPPYRCPPGPYERAALLAWRFKTKGVKGKLIVLDANPQPISKAPGFLAAYNDLYKDYLEYIPSTTITGLDYEKKVIKTELGDVPFTVANIIPPMKAAEIVQQAGLGERWANIRLPYFFSERDDRVYLLGDIVGNTPYPKSGMVAYVSGTIVARQIAERLRGRPLAEIAPELPTNICYSFVNSEEAIWVAHQHSWDEAARRVVQQSTVDNQRSKASGEAAYGWALGIWNDMFGPA; encoded by the coding sequence ATGAAGGTCAACCGGCGTCAGGTCCTGAAAACGGGGGCCACTCTTGCGGCGGCTGGGGCTTTGGGAAGCGGCGGATTCGCCCGGGAGTTCTATGCCCGTCCGCCCACCCTCCTTCCCCGCACCCGGGCTCCCCGGGTGGTGGTGGTGGGGGGCGGCTGGGGTGGGACCGCGGCGGCCCGCAAGCTCAAGCAGGCGGTGCCCGAGGCCGAGGTGGTCCTCCTGGAACAGCGGGGCTACTTCATGTCCTGCCCCATATCCAACCTCTTCCTGGCGGGGTTGCAGCCCTTGGAGTTTCTGGTCTTTGACTACAGCGAGGTGATCCGGGACGGCGTGGTCTTCGTCCAGGAGCGGGTCCTGGAGATCAACCGGGACCGCCGCCTCATCCGCACCACCGGGGGCTACCTGGCCTACGACCTCCTGGTCCTCGCCCCGGGGATCACCTACATGTACGAGGCCATCCCCGGTTACCCCGAGGCCAAGGACTTCCTCCCCGTGGGCTTCCGACCCTTTGAGCACGTCGCCCTTCGCCGCCAGATCGACCGCTTTGAGGAGGAGGGTGGGGAGTTCGTCATCTACATCCCCAACCCCCCCTACCGCTGCCCTCCCGGCCCTTACGAGCGGGCGGCCCTTCTAGCCTGGCGGTTCAAGACCAAAGGGGTCAAGGGTAAGCTCATCGTCCTGGACGCCAACCCCCAGCCCATCTCCAAGGCCCCCGGGTTCCTCGCCGCCTACAACGACCTCTACAAGGACTATTTGGAGTATATCCCCAGCACCACCATCACCGGCCTAGACTACGAGAAGAAGGTAATAAAGACCGAGCTCGGGGACGTTCCCTTCACCGTAGCCAACATCATCCCTCCCATGAAGGCGGCGGAGATCGTGCAGCAGGCGGGGCTTGGGGAAAGGTGGGCCAACATCCGCCTTCCCTACTTCTTCTCCGAAAGGGACGACCGGGTCTACCTCCTGGGGGACATCGTGGGCAACACCCCCTACCCCAAGAGCGGGATGGTGGCCTACGTCTCCGGCACCATCGTGGCCCGGCAGATCGCCGAACGCTTGAGGGGCAGGCCTCTGGCGGAGATCGCCCCCGAGCTCCCCACCAACATCTGCTACTCCTTTGTGAACTCCGAGGAGGCCATCTGGGTGGCCCACCAGCACAGCTGGGACGAGGCTGCCCGCCGGGTGGTCCAGCAGAGCACGGTGGACAACCAGCGCTCCAAGGCCAGCGGCGAGGCCGCCTACGGCTGGGCCTTGGGCATCTGGAACGACATGTTTGGCCCTGCCTGA
- a CDS encoding translation initiation factor 2, whose product MKKLWALLAVSGLALAQSLVVEVRGSLEEVEARTLQALRSAGLEPDRVLNLGEQVRQVTGPGFPEYRLVVLKPGGGSLEAASKNPMTAIILPPTVFITGEGERHLVGTLDGRFLFGLMGVYGGKVRELTWRLEAALGQLGVVRRLSPPMMPDPSSGLMPALLYRVPSAQVEDVVLMVETELTSLGMNLLPNVQVGPVTVIMPCKSEWARIMFLAQPAGGFAAPCRFFAMQMGSDVLVGAIEPMLMTIMPGVMGTPAVPMLQEARQVMGAVLEAVGGVPYRPGQ is encoded by the coding sequence TTGAAGAAGCTTTGGGCCCTTTTGGCGGTTTCGGGCCTGGCCTTGGCCCAGTCCCTGGTGGTGGAGGTGAGGGGTTCCCTGGAGGAGGTGGAGGCCAGGACCCTCCAGGCCCTGAGGAGCGCGGGCCTGGAGCCTGACCGGGTCCTGAACCTGGGGGAGCAGGTGCGCCAGGTGACGGGCCCGGGCTTCCCCGAGTACCGCCTCGTCGTTCTCAAGCCCGGAGGAGGGAGCCTGGAGGCCGCCTCCAAGAACCCCATGACGGCCATCATCCTTCCCCCTACGGTCTTCATCACCGGGGAGGGGGAGAGGCACCTGGTGGGGACCCTGGACGGCAGGTTCCTCTTCGGCCTCATGGGGGTCTACGGGGGCAAGGTGCGGGAGCTTACCTGGCGCCTCGAGGCTGCCTTGGGCCAATTGGGGGTGGTGAGGCGGCTTTCCCCCCCCATGATGCCGGATCCCAGTAGCGGCTTGATGCCCGCCCTCCTCTACCGCGTCCCCTCAGCCCAGGTGGAGGACGTGGTCCTCATGGTGGAAACCGAGCTCACCTCCTTGGGGATGAACCTCCTCCCCAACGTCCAGGTGGGCCCGGTGACCGTGATCATGCCCTGCAAGAGCGAGTGGGCCCGTATAATGTTCCTCGCCCAGCCCGCCGGGGGTTTCGCTGCGCCCTGCCGCTTCTTCGCCATGCAGATGGGCTCGGATGTGCTGGTGGGGGCCATTGAGCCCATGCTCATGACCATCATGCCGGGGGTGATGGGCACGCCCGCAGTGCCCATGCTCCAGGAGGCCCGGCAGGTGATGGGCGCCGTTTTGGAGGCCGTGGGTGGGGTGCCTTACCGCCCGGGTCAATGA
- a CDS encoding rhodanese-like domain-containing protein, which yields MRRRDLLLALPFLPLAQGQGQGGEDFAEAFAAFIGRVPPASYLVFPTEARDLLLFEPLLLDVRTAEERRRGHIPGSVHLPAGEVPRRLNELPQDKEALILVYCNSGSVSMVIAAYLQALGYKNAKNIAFGFKGWLDAGLEVEVEG from the coding sequence ATGCGCCGCCGGGACCTTCTCCTCGCCCTCCCCTTCCTGCCCCTAGCCCAGGGCCAGGGGCAGGGGGGAGAGGATTTTGCCGAGGCCTTTGCGGCCTTCATCGGGCGGGTCCCCCCGGCGAGCTACCTGGTCTTCCCCACGGAGGCCAGGGACCTCCTCCTCTTTGAGCCCTTGCTCCTGGACGTGCGCACGGCGGAGGAGAGGAGGCGGGGGCACATCCCGGGCTCGGTCCACCTCCCCGCGGGGGAGGTCCCCAGGCGGCTCAACGAGCTCCCCCAGGACAAGGAGGCCTTGATCCTTGTTTACTGCAACTCGGGGAGCGTCTCCATGGTGATCGCCGCCTACCTTCAGGCCCTGGGGTACAAGAACGCCAAGAACATCGCCTTTGGCTTCAAAGGCTGGCTGGATGCCGGCCTCGAGGTGGAGGTGGAGGGTTGA
- the soxA gene encoding sulfur oxidation c-type cytochrome SoxA: MKRTYLLSGLALLGFGALFAYTQGQKPLDPFEEAMRQRQMYLETFGILPGELYVEEGRELFYRKGPSGKTLEACDFGKGPGVLEGSYATLPRYFPDSRRVEDLETRIYTCMQTVQGYKPQEIKRDEVRAIAAYIASYSSRARMQVVPKHPQEHALYNLGRELWYMRAGNRDMNCSACHDRYAGRRVRLSPLRSPSQGLGSEWPAYRFEADKLYTMQDRIAFCYDSIGIPAPAYYSEPYIALTLYILAEATRAGHAFEELPFFTR, encoded by the coding sequence ATGAAGCGGACCTACCTGCTCTCTGGCCTGGCCCTCCTCGGCTTCGGGGCCCTCTTCGCCTACACCCAAGGTCAGAAGCCCCTGGACCCCTTTGAGGAGGCCATGCGGCAAAGGCAGATGTACCTGGAGACCTTCGGGATTCTGCCTGGGGAGCTCTACGTGGAGGAGGGGAGGGAGCTCTTCTACCGCAAGGGGCCCTCGGGGAAGACCCTAGAGGCCTGCGACTTCGGCAAGGGGCCCGGGGTCCTGGAGGGGAGCTACGCCACCTTGCCCAGGTACTTCCCCGACTCCAGGCGCGTGGAGGACTTGGAAACCCGGATTTACACCTGCATGCAGACCGTTCAGGGCTATAAGCCCCAGGAGATCAAGCGGGACGAGGTGCGGGCCATCGCCGCTTACATCGCCAGCTACTCCTCCAGGGCCAGGATGCAGGTGGTGCCCAAACACCCCCAGGAGCATGCCCTTTACAACCTGGGTCGGGAGCTCTGGTACATGCGGGCGGGCAACCGGGACATGAACTGCTCCGCCTGCCACGACCGCTACGCCGGGAGGCGGGTCCGCCTTTCCCCCCTGCGGAGCCCCAGCCAGGGCTTGGGTAGCGAGTGGCCCGCTTACCGGTTTGAGGCGGACAAGCTCTACACCATGCAGGACCGTATAGCCTTCTGCTACGATTCCATAGGCATCCCCGCCCCGGCCTACTACTCCGAGCCCTACATCGCCCTCACCCTCTACATCCTGGCCGAGGCCACTAGGGCTGGCCACGCCTTTGAGGAGCTGCCCTTCTTCACGAGGTAG
- the soxX gene encoding sulfur oxidation c-type cytochrome SoxX, producing the protein MKRTGVLLIGVLLLGLGFSQVGPFRARLEAALQTGGEAFLKVMGSQDRGQALCSQYRDRLPPDLLPLFLAEQRALIRYPEDGRLMGDWRKGEEIFTDPRRGNCYACHSGDPAEVAYGTVGPDLRGYGALRGQSEALQRYVYEVVYNAWAYFPCSLMYRGGVQGHFTPEEAAHIVAFLLDPESPVNRR; encoded by the coding sequence ATGAAGCGAACAGGAGTTTTGCTCATAGGCGTTCTTCTCTTGGGCTTAGGGTTTTCCCAGGTGGGCCCTTTCAGGGCTCGCCTCGAGGCTGCCCTCCAGACCGGGGGAGAGGCTTTCCTCAAAGTGATGGGCTCCCAAGACCGGGGACAGGCCCTCTGCTCCCAGTACCGGGACAGGCTCCCCCCGGACCTCCTCCCCCTCTTCCTGGCCGAACAGCGGGCCCTCATCCGCTACCCGGAGGACGGCAGGCTCATGGGCGACTGGCGGAAGGGGGAGGAGATCTTCACCGACCCCAGGAGGGGCAACTGCTACGCCTGCCACTCGGGGGACCCGGCGGAGGTGGCCTACGGCACCGTGGGGCCTGACCTCCGGGGGTACGGGGCCCTTAGGGGCCAGTCGGAGGCGCTCCAACGCTACGTCTACGAGGTGGTCTACAACGCCTGGGCCTACTTCCCCTGCTCCCTCATGTACCGGGGTGGGGTGCAGGGCCACTTCACCCCTGAGGAAGCGGCCCACATCGTGGCCTTTCTCCTGGACCCTGAGTCCCCCGTGAACCGGAGGTGA
- the soxB gene encoding thiosulfohydrolase SoxB has translation MNRRELLFLLSALAGLSPKALSRVLEDPKGLYDLPPYGEATLLYFSDLHAQLFPHYFMEPPNLIAPKPLMGRPGYLTGEAVLRYYGVARKTPLAYLLSYLDFVELARALGPIGGLAPLTALIRQQKAQVEAEGGKALVLDGGDTWTNSGISLLTQGRAIVDWQNRVGVDHMVSHWEWTLGQERVEELLEAFQGELLSYNIVDELFGDPLFPAYRIHQVGPYALAVVGASYPYVKVAHPEEFTEGLSFALDERRLGEAVRRARAEGADAVVLLSHNGLQLDAALAERVEGIDLILSGHTHDLTPLPWRVGRTWIVGGSAAGKALMRVDLRLRKGGIANLRVRVLPVLSAHLPQAEDVEAFLEAQIAPHRQHLLEPLAVTETLLYKRDTLYSTFDQLVGEAVRAVYPEVEVVFSPAVRWGTTVLPGQAITWDHLYAYLGFTYPELYLFYLRGEQIRSVLEDIASNVFSPDPFYHQGGDVSRTVGLRYVLDPDAPTGGRIRDLEVNGKPLDPNRRYLVAAYGGRLQRVGEAKLGYEPKPIYEVLAGYLKAVGRVRILPQPNVRVLGRNYRLPEVMG, from the coding sequence ATGAACCGCAGGGAGCTCCTCTTCCTTCTTTCCGCTCTGGCGGGCCTCTCCCCCAAGGCCCTTTCCCGGGTGTTGGAGGACCCCAAGGGACTCTACGACCTCCCACCCTATGGGGAGGCCACCTTGCTCTACTTCTCCGATCTCCACGCCCAGCTTTTCCCCCACTACTTCATGGAGCCCCCCAACCTCATCGCCCCCAAGCCCCTCATGGGCCGCCCCGGCTACCTCACGGGGGAGGCCGTCCTCCGCTACTACGGGGTGGCCCGGAAGACCCCCTTGGCCTACCTCCTCTCCTACCTGGACTTCGTGGAGCTGGCCCGGGCCTTGGGGCCCATCGGCGGTCTGGCTCCGCTTACCGCCCTCATCCGTCAGCAGAAGGCCCAGGTGGAGGCGGAAGGGGGCAAGGCCCTGGTCCTGGATGGGGGGGATACCTGGACCAACTCCGGGATTTCCCTCCTCACCCAGGGGAGGGCCATCGTGGACTGGCAGAACCGGGTGGGGGTGGACCACATGGTCTCCCACTGGGAGTGGACCCTGGGGCAGGAAAGGGTGGAGGAGCTCCTCGAGGCCTTCCAAGGGGAGCTTCTCTCCTATAACATCGTGGACGAGCTCTTCGGCGATCCCCTCTTCCCCGCTTACCGCATCCACCAGGTGGGGCCCTATGCCCTGGCCGTAGTGGGGGCCAGCTACCCCTACGTGAAGGTGGCCCATCCCGAGGAGTTCACCGAGGGCCTCTCCTTCGCCCTGGACGAGAGGAGGCTAGGGGAGGCGGTGCGAAGGGCCCGGGCCGAGGGGGCGGATGCGGTGGTCCTCCTCTCCCACAATGGCCTGCAGCTGGACGCCGCCCTGGCGGAACGGGTGGAGGGAATAGACCTCATCCTCTCCGGCCACACCCACGACCTCACCCCCCTGCCCTGGCGGGTGGGGCGGACCTGGATCGTGGGGGGAAGCGCCGCCGGCAAGGCCCTCATGCGGGTAGACCTCAGGCTCCGCAAGGGGGGGATCGCCAACCTCCGGGTTCGGGTCCTGCCCGTCCTTTCGGCCCATCTGCCCCAGGCGGAGGATGTGGAGGCCTTCTTGGAGGCCCAGATTGCCCCTCACCGCCAGCACCTCTTGGAGCCCTTGGCGGTCACGGAAACCCTACTTTACAAGCGGGACACCCTCTACTCCACCTTTGACCAGCTGGTAGGGGAGGCGGTGCGGGCGGTCTATCCCGAGGTGGAGGTGGTCTTCAGCCCTGCGGTGCGCTGGGGCACCACCGTTCTCCCGGGACAGGCCATCACCTGGGACCACCTCTACGCCTACCTGGGCTTCACCTACCCTGAGCTCTACCTCTTCTACCTCAGGGGGGAGCAGATCCGAAGCGTCTTGGAGGACATCGCCAGCAACGTCTTTAGCCCCGACCCCTTCTACCACCAGGGCGGGGACGTGAGCCGTACCGTGGGCCTCCGCTACGTCCTGGACCCCGACGCCCCCACGGGGGGCCGCATCCGGGACCTGGAAGTGAACGGGAAGCCCTTGGATCCCAACCGCCGCTATCTGGTGGCCGCCTACGGGGGGAGGCTCCAGCGGGTGGGGGAGGCCAAGCTGGGGTATGAGCCCAAGCCCATCTACGAGGTGCTAGCCGGTTACCTCAAGGCGGTGGGCCGGGTACGGATCCTGCCCCAGCCCAACGTGAGGGTCCTGGGGCGCAACTACCGCCTGCCCGAGGTGATGGGATGA
- the soxX gene encoding sulfur oxidation c-type cytochrome SoxX, with amino-acid sequence MRKALLFLLLALLALALAQRYFTEEELKPIQTGGKAYAEVFLNQRPDQALCSQYRNRLPAELLPQFLEEQRALIRYPADGRLMGDWRKGGEIFNNLQKANCFSCHYGSPVHLGGDVGPSLEKYGLNRGQSEAMQRYTYEVIYNAWAYFPCSVMYRFGALGGLTPEEIAHVVAYLLDPESDFNTKPAVGSR; translated from the coding sequence ATGAGAAAAGCCCTTCTTTTCCTCCTTTTGGCCCTTCTGGCCTTGGCCCTGGCCCAGCGGTACTTCACCGAGGAGGAGCTAAAACCCATCCAGACTGGGGGTAAGGCCTACGCCGAGGTCTTCCTCAACCAGCGCCCCGACCAGGCCCTTTGCTCCCAGTACCGCAACCGCCTCCCCGCCGAACTTCTGCCCCAGTTCCTGGAGGAGCAACGGGCCCTCATCAGGTATCCCGCAGACGGGAGGCTCATGGGGGACTGGCGCAAGGGCGGGGAGATCTTCAACAACCTGCAGAAGGCCAACTGCTTCTCCTGCCACTATGGCTCCCCCGTGCACCTGGGTGGGGACGTGGGGCCCAGCCTGGAGAAGTACGGCCTAAACCGGGGCCAGTCCGAGGCCATGCAGCGCTACACCTACGAGGTCATCTACAACGCTTGGGCCTACTTCCCCTGCTCGGTCATGTACCGCTTCGGGGCCCTGGGAGGCCTAACCCCCGAGGAGATCGCCCACGTGGTGGCCTACCTCCTGGACCCGGAGTCTGACTTCAACACCAAGCCTGCAGTGGGGTCCCGATGA
- the soxA gene encoding sulfur oxidation c-type cytochrome SoxA: protein MRWKALLFLLLGANLLLGAALGQEADPREEARRQRQLLLETAGILPTELIVAQGEELFNRKGPSGKTMAECDFGLGKGVLEGAAARLPRYFLDTGRVEDLDSRIVTCMTRVQGFKPEEVKRSEVVSIAFYIASKSTGQRVQVRLLFPQERELYALGEKLFYARTGQRDVGCATCHVTYVGRRAGVLSYADVLGKDKSWTNWPAYRYSNDQIWTMQDRIRACYGNIGHPAPALYSLPILALELFMAYHANGAVVEEWPAFVR from the coding sequence ATGCGGTGGAAGGCCTTGCTATTCCTTCTCCTGGGGGCGAACCTCCTCCTGGGGGCCGCTTTGGGCCAGGAGGCGGACCCCCGGGAGGAGGCCAGGCGGCAGCGGCAGCTCCTCCTGGAGACCGCGGGGATCCTCCCCACGGAGCTCATCGTGGCCCAGGGGGAGGAGCTTTTCAACCGCAAGGGCCCTTCGGGCAAGACCATGGCCGAGTGCGACTTCGGCTTGGGCAAAGGGGTCTTAGAGGGGGCGGCCGCCAGGCTTCCCCGTTATTTCCTGGACACGGGAAGGGTGGAGGACCTGGATAGCCGCATCGTGACCTGCATGACCCGGGTCCAGGGCTTCAAGCCGGAAGAGGTGAAGCGCTCCGAGGTGGTGTCCATCGCCTTCTACATTGCCAGCAAGTCCACGGGGCAAAGGGTCCAGGTGCGCCTCCTCTTCCCCCAGGAGCGGGAGCTCTACGCCCTGGGCGAAAAGCTCTTCTACGCCCGCACCGGCCAGCGGGACGTGGGCTGCGCCACCTGCCACGTGACCTACGTGGGCCGCCGGGCCGGGGTCCTCTCCTACGCTGATGTCCTGGGTAAGGACAAGTCCTGGACCAACTGGCCCGCCTACCGCTACTCCAACGACCAGATCTGGACCATGCAGGACCGCATCCGGGCCTGCTACGGGAACATCGGCCATCCCGCTCCAGCCCTCTACTCCCTGCCCATCCTGGCCCTGGAGCTCTTCATGGCCTACCACGCCAATGGGGCGGTGGTGGAGGAGTGGCCCGCCTTTGTGCGGTGA
- the soxZ gene encoding thiosulfate oxidation carrier complex protein SoxZ — translation MSIRVIVRLTPARPKAGEEFRLQAVAQHPNEPGTRRDERGNLIPARYINQVEVFFEGEKVAEVRPGPSISANPLYGFKFKAEKPGAYTVRLRDTGGDTGEGTVRLELA, via the coding sequence CCGTGTGATCGTACGGCTGACCCCGGCTAGGCCCAAGGCGGGCGAGGAGTTCCGGCTCCAGGCGGTGGCCCAGCACCCCAACGAGCCCGGCACCCGCCGGGATGAGCGGGGCAACCTGATCCCCGCCAGGTACATCAACCAGGTGGAGGTCTTCTTTGAGGGGGAGAAGGTGGCCGAAGTCCGTCCCGGCCCCTCCATCAGCGCCAACCCCCTCTACGGCTTCAAGTTCAAGGCCGAAAAGCCAGGCGCCTACACCGTTAGGCTGAGGGACACGGGCGGGGACACGGGCGAGGGCACGGTTAGGCTGGAGCTGGCCTAG